DNA sequence from the Streptomyces sp. CA-210063 genome:
GGCGACGGCGACGAAAGGCCGGTCGACGGCAACCAAGAACTGGGGCGGCGGCAACTGAAGGGAAAGAAGAGTCTCCTGTTGTTGCGAGCCCGCACACAGCTTCACATGTTGCGATCTCGCGCGCAACGGAGATCGGCGATCGGATCGACATCGGAATGGATCGGATCGACATCGGAATGGCCGGATTGACGGAATGCCCTCACTGAACCTTTACTCGTGCGTGCGCGCAACTGCATAGTTCGCGTGCGCACGACCGTTAAGGTGGGGTGAGCTGAGGGGAGCGTTCACACATGAAGAGCGATGCCGAGCACATCGACGAGTTCGCAGCCTGGATAGAAGGCGTGATGCGGGCGCGCGGTTACGACATCGACAGCCCGCGCGGCGGCGGCAAGACCAAGCTCGCCGAGGACGCGGGGGTGCACCGGGCGGCCATCACCCGGCTGCTGCAGCGCCAGAGCATGCCCGACCTGGAGACGATGCGCGGTCTGTCCCGCGCACTCGGCATCCCGGTCCGGGATGTCCTCATCCGATCGGGCAAGCTGACCGAGCAGGACCTGCCCCAGGCCCCGGTGCCTCCGGAGACCGCTACGGCCCCCGGAGACCACGCGCTCTCCGCCGAGCAGGCGGCGACTGCCCTCGGCATCCCGGAACACCTCCGGGCGGCCTTCGTGCAGATCACCGAACAATTCAGACTCGGCGCCACGGGCCCGGCGATCCCTGAGGCGGGGGCGGACGGCCAGGCCGGCACCTGACCGCCGGCGCCTGACAGCCGTACAGCGTACGGGGGGACGTACGCTGTACGCATCGTCATGCCGTCTCGTCATGCCGTCGGACGCCACGCCGTTCGTCGCGTGTGCGTCGCGTGTGCGTCACGCCGTACGTCAGGCGTCGCCATGTTGCACACCGCGGGCTTGGCGCTCGACCGCGCCGACCGCACCGACCGCACCGACCGCACCGACCGCACCGTACGGCCCGCCGGGGCAGCGACCGGCCAGCACGCCTTCTTCCTCCGCATCGGTGCCGACCGAGGGTGTCGCCGTCGCCCGTCGATCCCGGCCCGCTGCTCACCAACGGCGGCTCCCCCCGTCCGCTCGGGAGGGAGTCGTCATCACGGTCGGCGAGAGGAACGGCACACTGCCTGTGGTCTTCGCCACGCTGAGCGACGGCACGCGGTGCGCCTACATTGGCACGAGGACGGCGCCGAAGGTGGCGTGACCGCAGGGTATGACGCTCTGCTCACGGATTCCTCACCGTCCGGGTCGCCCGCTCGTGAGAGCAAAGTTCCTTTCCGGTCACCCGGTGCCACAGGCAGGAAACGCGCCCTCCCTACCTTCGGGACTCATCACCCCTCATCACCCGCATCGCAACACCCGAGCCGGAGAACCGTGGAGGCGTCATGACAGCCCCGAGCACTGCCCCCGCTGCCAGTAGGGGAGGCCGCTGGATCGAGCACTGGGATCCGGAGAACGAGGCCTTCTGGAACGAGACCGGCGAGAAGGTGGCCCGCCGCAACCTCCTCTTCTCGGTGCTCTCCGAGCACATCGGCTTCTCCATCTGGACCGTCTGGTCGGTGATGGTGCTGTTCATGGGCCCCGAGTACGGGCTCACCCCGGCCGACAAGTTCTTCCTCGTCTCGATGGCCACGCTGGTCGGCGCGATCGTGCGCATCCCGTACACCTTCGCGGTGGCGATCTTCGGCGGCCGCAACTGGACGATCGTCTCGGCGAGCCTGCTGCTCATCCCGACCGTCGCGGCCTTCGTCGTGATGGAGCCGGGGACCTCGTTCAACACGTTCCTGATCTGCGCGATGCTCGCCGGTATCGGCGGCGGCAACTTCGCCTCCTCCATGACCAACATCAACGCCTTCTTCCCGCTGCGGAAGAAGGGCTGGGCGCTCGGCCTCAACGCGGGCGGCGGCAACATCGGTGTCCCGGTCGTGCAGCTCATCGGTCTCGCCGTCATCGGGGCCAGCGGCGGTCCGCGCGTGCTCCTCGGGATCTACATCCCCTTCATCGTCATCGCCGCCGTGCTCGCCGCGATCTACATGGACAACATCTCGTCCGTGAAGAACGACACCGGTGCCGCCAAGGACGCCGTGAAGGAGGCCCACACCTGGATCATGTCCTTCCTCTACATCGGCACCTTCGGCTCCTTCATCGGCTACAGCTTCGCCTTCGGCCTCGTCCTGCAGACCCAGTTCGGCCGTACGCCCCTGGAGTCCGCGTACGTCACCTTCATCGGCCCCCTGCTCGGCTCGCTGATCCGGCCCGTGGGCGGCGCGCTCGCCGACAAGTACGGCGGCGCCAAGATCACCCTGTGGAACTACGTCGCCATGGCCGGCGCCACCGGGATCATCGTCATCGCCTCCATGCAGAAGTCGCTGCCGCTGTTCACCACCGCGTTCATCGTGCTCTTCGTCCTCACCGGGATCGGCAACGGCTCCACCTTCAAGATGATCCCGGGCATCTTCCAGGCCAAGGCCGTCGCCAAGGGTCTGAACGGTGAGGAGGCCGCGGCCTACGGACGTCGCCTCTCCGGTGCCTCCATGGGCATCATCGGAGCGGTGGGCGCGCTCGGCGGCCTCGGCATCAACCTGGCCTTCCGCCAGTCCTTCCTCTCGGTCGGCTCCGGCACCGGCGCCTTCCTCAGCTTCCTCGCCTTCTACGGCCTCTGCTTCGCGGTGACCTGGGCCGTATACCTTCGCAAGTCGGCCTCGAACACCGCTACGACCACGGCCGCGGCGGACTCGAAGCCGCAGCTCAGCTACGCCGAGGTGTGACATCGCCCATGCCGTGACACGTGTGACGTAACACCAGCGACATCAAGCCGAACCGAGCCTGTCACGTGCCGTTGACAGGCTCGTTCGGCATGTAGGTGCAACGACTCGACTGCGGGACGAGAGCCATGTACGACGAACAGCGACCCGAGCGATCAGATCGAGCCGATCGACCAGACAGGACGGATCGGATGGATCGGACAGCGCAACCGGAACACGGGCCGCTCGCGGGGTTCACCGTGGGTGTGACGGCAGCCCGCCGGGCCGACGAACTCGGAGCACTCCTCCAGCGCCGCGGAGCCGCGGTCCTCCACGCGCCCGCCCTGCGCATCGTGCCGCTCTCCGACGACAGTGAACTGCTCGCCGCGACCAAGGACCTGCTCGACGTGGCGCCCGACATCGTGGTGGCGACCACCGCCATCGGTTTCCGCGGCTGGATCGAGGCCGCGGACGGCTGGGGCCTGGGCGAAGCCCTCCTGGACCGGCTGCGCGGCGTCGAGGTCCTGGCGCGCGGACCGAAGGTGAAGGGCGCGGTACGAGCCGCCGGTCTGACGGAGGAATGGTCCCCGTCCTCCGAATCCATGGCGGAGGTACTGGACCGCCTGCTGGAGCAGGGCGTCGAGGGCCTCCGCATCGCCATCCAGCTGCACGGTGAACCGCTCCCCGGCTTCGTGGAGTCCCTGCGTGCCGCGGGGGCGGAGGTCGTGGGCGTCCCCGTCTACCGCTGGATGCCCCCCGAGGACATCACCCCCGTGGACCGTCTCCTCGATTCCACGGTCAGCCGCGGTCTGGACGCGCTGACCTTCACCAGCGCCCCCGCCGCGGCGTCCCTCCTGTCCCGGGCGGAGGACCGGGGCCTGCTCCCGGAGCTGCTCAACGCCCTCAACCACGACGTGCTCCCCGCCTGCGTGGGCCCCGTGACGGCCCTGCCCCTCCAGGCCCACGGCGTGGACACGGTCCAGCCCGAACGCTTCCGCCTCGGCCCCCTCGTCCAGCTCCTCTGCCAGGAACTCCCCGGCCGCGCCCGCGCCTTCCCCATCGCCGGCCACCGCGTGGAGATCCGAGGCCACGCGGTCCTGGTCGACGGCGCCCTCCGCCCCGTCCCCCCGGCCGGCATGTCGTTGTTGCGCGCGCTCTGTCGCAGGCCCGGCTGGGTGGTGGCCCGCTCCGAACTCCTCCGAGCCCTCCCCGGCGCCGGCCGGGACGAACACGCCGTGGAAACAGCCATGGCCCGCCTCCGCACGGCCCTCGGCGCCCCCAAGCTGATCCAAACGGTCGTCAAACGCGGCTACCGCCTGGCCCTGGACCCGGCAGCGGACACGAAGTACGGCGACACCTGAGCCCGAAAGGGCCCGCCGGTTCACGTTTGTCCGCGGGCGAGTGGGGGCTGGTCGCGCAGTTCCCCGCGCCCCTGAAAGACACGGCCCCTGCTTTTCAGGGGCGCGGGGAACTGCGCGATCAACCACGACGAACCCGCACCCGCCACCCCACAGAACCCCCCGAGCTATAAGGCGCCCAAGGGGGTCGAAGGGGCACAGCCCCTGGGGGACGGGACGGGTAAGGGCGGCGGGGGCGAGCAAATCCCCCCGAACCCCAGAGGGTTCCAGCACAGCGTGCGGCCAGGCACTGTAGGGGGTACGACCCTCTCAGACGCCCCACGGCAACCCCCAGGCGGTGACAGGCACATGGCACAACCCCCCCGCTTCGACTGCGGCCACCTCTGCCTGGACTTCCTCGCGACCACCCACCCCGAGGAACAACTCGACTCAGCACTCCACCTACGCACCTGGATCACCGCCGCCGCCCTGGTCCCCGAGGACACCCCCCTCGACCACATCACCCCGCACTGGCTCGTCGGCTTCCGAGAACTACGCGGACACATCGGCCAGTTGGTCCGCACCGAACCGGACCGCAAGCCCGACTCCCGCCGCTTCGACGTCTCCTTCGACATCTCCCTGGCGAGGATCAACGACCTGGCCCGCGCAGCCACTCCGGCCCTCCAGGCCGTCCGCACGGACGACGGCACCCTCACCCGAGCCCTGGACCGCGCCCCCGACTGCGCCGCCCTGCTCGCAGTGATCGCCCGCGACACCGTGGAGCTGCTCACCGACCCGGCCGCCTGCGCGAGCCTGCGCCAGTGCGCCGGCGACAACTGCCCCATCGTGTACGTCGACACCTCCCGCGGCCGACGCCGCCGCTGGTGCTCCAGCGAGATCTGCGGCAACCGCGAACGCGTGGCCCGCCACCGCCGCCGAGCCGGCCTCGCCCGCGCCTAGGGCCCTTCTGATGGATCTCCGCGGCGTCGCGACGCCCGGCACGCACTCTCGACGCACGGCGTGAAGGGACAGGTGGCTCCGCCACATGACCCTCCACGCCGCACGCCGAGAGCACGCACCGAACGCCGCTCCTTCCTCCACGGAGATCCATCAGAAGGGCCCCAGGGCCTGTCCCCGGCCGAGGCGACTGACTCGCGTAACCCGAATCGATCCTGTTCGGGTCACTTCTCCGCTATTGCCCATCTCCCTTGGGATGCCAGGGAGTTGGGCATGGTTCCAGTTCTCGTAAAGAAGCAGCAGTGCTGTTTTTCACATCACGTGATGCGGATCTTCACAATTCCCGCCCGTGTGTGCCGGGTTAGGAACCGATATGGGCACGCTTGTCCCTCAGCTGCCCCAACTTCCCCACGTTGAATCGAGAAAGTTGTGTCTCAACTCTGAACACACAACTGATTACCTACGTATCCCGATGTGAGCGACCGACTGGGGGAACCCCCGGACACCGGAGGTAGCCGTGCGCAAGGATTCCGCTGTGGCCGATGAACGCCCGCACAGGGCACGACATCGCGCATCGCAGCCCTCAGAGCCAGACGAGGAGCTGATGCGCGCGTTGTACCGCGAGCACGCTGGACCCTTGCTCGCGTACGTGCTGCGTCTGGTCGCGGGCGACCGCCAACGCGCCGAGGACGTTGTGCAGGAAACTCTCATCCGGGCCTGGAAGAACGCCGGTCAGCTCAATCGAGCGACCGGATCGGTACGCCCCTGGCTGGTGACGGTCGCACGCCGCATCGTCATCGACGGCCACCGCAGCCGGCAGGCCCGGCCGCAGGAGGTCGACCCGTCGCCGCTGGAGGTCATCCCCGCGGAGGACGAGATCGACAAGGCGTTGTGGCTGATGACACTGTCGGACGCGCTGGACGACCTGACCCCTGCTCACAGGGAGGTCCTGGTCGAGACCTATTTCAAAGGGCGTACGGTCAATGAGGCGGCCGAGACGCTTGGCATCCCCAGTGGCACCGTCCGCTCCCGGGTGTTCTACGCCCTGCGGTCGATGAAGCTGGCTCTAGAGGAGCGCGGGGTGACGGCATGAGCAACATCTACGGGGGGTATGGACCGGGAATGCCCGGGTCTGTGCAAGGAGCCCAAGGTTCCGGTGACAACATCCACGAAACCGTCGGCGCGTACGCCCTCGGGATACTGGACGACGCCGAGGCCACACAGTTCGAGATGCATCTCGCCACGTGCGAGTGGTGCGGCCAGCAGCTGGACGAGCTGGCCGGTATGGAACCGATGCTGGCCGCGCTCGCGGACCTGCCCGCTTCCCAGGGCACACCCGCGATCGGCGAGTCCCTGTCCGCGAAACCCACGACAGGACTCGCGGACCGGCTGGTCGGCGAGGTCGTCCAGCACCGCGCGAAGAAGAGCCGACGGAACTTCTTCATGCTGGCGGCCGGCGTCGCCCTGATCGTCGGCGGCCCGACGGCCGTGATGGCGACGACGGGCGGCGGGAACGACGCCCCGGAGAACCGGCCGAACGTCGCCAGCCCGGCCCAGGACGCCTTCGATCACATGAACGCATCGGACAAGGTCTCGTCCACCGACGCGTCCACCCAGGTCACCGCCACGGTCGGCATGGAGTCCAAGGCCTGGGGCACCCACGCGGTCCTGGAGCTGAAGAACGTCAAGGGCCCGGAGAAGTGCTCGCTCATCGCCGTCGGCAAGAACGGCGAGCGTGAGACGGTCACCTCCTGGTCCGTCCCGAAATGGGGCTACGGCATCAAGAACGCCGAGACCGACCAGGCCAAGAAGCCGCTCTACGTCCACGGCGGCGCCGCCTTCACCCCGGACCAGATCGACCACTTCGAGATCCTGACCTTCAGCGGGAAGAAGCTCGTCTCGGTCAAGGCATGACACATCGAGGCGAGTGGTGAACGGACCCCGGTCGGGCGCATAGCCTGTCGGGGTCCTTTTCGCGTACGGTGGACGGCTGCCCAGCACGTCAGAAGGGGGCCCGGGTGGCCGCTCAGGTTCAGCAGGAAACGCTCGACTCCGCTCACGACTCGGTGCGTGAGAAGGAGATCGGCGTAGAACAGGAACATCTGGACCGGGTGTACCGGCGTCTTGAGGAGAAGATCCACGAGGCCGAGTTCCTGATGAACGACGCGGCCAAGCGCGGTCAGGTCGGCACCCCGGGCGCGCTCGCCGAGCGGGACGCCCAGGTCTTCCGGGCGGGCATCCACCTGAATCGCCTCAACAACGAGTTCGAGGACTTCCTCTTCGGCCGTATCGACCTGTTGCTCGGCAAGGACGGGAAGAAGGGACCCGACGGCGCGTACACCGCCGTCGAACCGGCCGAGGGCGCGGTCCGCCCCGACAACACCGCCGACATCGCCGAGACCCTGCACATCGGCCGGATCGGTGTCCTGGACTCCGAGTACGCGCCGCTGGTCATCGACTGGCGGGCCCCGGCGGCCGCCCCCTTCTACCGCTCGACCCCGGTCGACCCCGGCAGGGTCGTACGGCGCCGGGTCATCCGCTCCAAGGGCCGCAAGGTGCTCGGCGTCGAGGACGACCTGATGCGCCCCGAGCTGAAGGCCTTGCTCGACGGCGGCGAGCTGCCCGTCATCGGCGACGGCGCCCTCATGGCCGCCCTCGGCCAGGCCCGCAGCCACACCATGCGCGACATCGTCGCCTCCATCCAGGCCGAACAGGACCTGGTGATCCGCGCCCCCGCCGCCTCGGTGACGTACGTCGAGGGCGGCCCGGGCACGGGCAAGACGGCCGTGGCGCTGCACCGGGCCGCCTACCTCCTCTACCAGGACCGGCGCCGGTACGCGGGCGGCATCCTGATCGTCTCCCCGACCCCGCTGCTGGTGGCGTACACCGAGGGCGTCCTGCCGTCCCTCGGCGAGGAGGGCCAGGTCGCCATCCGCGCGATCGGCTCACTCGCCGAGGACACGGGCGGCGCCGAGGCCACGCTGTACGACTCCCCGGCCGTGGCCCGCGCCAAGGGCTCGTACCGCATGCTCAAGGTGCTGCGGAAGGCCGCCCGGGGCGCGCTGGAGTCGAACGACGCGCCGAACCGACTTCGTGTCGTCGCCTTCGGCCGCCGCCTCGAACTGGAGGCCGCCGAACTGGAACGCGTCCGCCACAACGCGCTCGGCGGCACGGCCCCCGTCAACCTGCTGCGTCCCCGCGCCCGCAAGCTGCTCCTCGACGCCCTCTGGTCGAAGTCCGGGGCGGACGGCCGCCACACCGACCCGGAACTGGCCGCCGAACTGCGCTCCTCCTTCGACGAGGACATCACGAGCGAGGACGACTTCATCGCCTTCCTCGACGCCTGGTGGCCCGAGCTGACCCCGCGTGGCGTGCTCACCGCCATGGCCGACGAGCGCCGCCTCGGCCGCTGGGCCCGCCGCATCCTCAATCCGGGTGAGGTCCGCCGCGTCGCCCGCTCCCTGAAACGGGACGGCTTCTCGGTCCACGACGTCGCCATGCTGGACGAACTCCAGGCCATCCTCGGCCTTCCGGCCCGCCCCCGGAAGAAACGCGATCTCGACCCCTTGGACCAGCTCACGGGCCTGGAGGAACTCATGCCCGTACGCGAGGAGACCCAGCGCGAGCGGGCCGAGCGGCTGGCCCAGGAGCGGACCGAGTACGCGCACGTCATCGTCGACGAGGCGCAGGACCTGACCCCGATGCAGTGGCGGATGGTGGGCCGCCGCGGCCGCCACGCCACCTGGACGGTCGTGGGAGACCCCGCCCAGTCCTCGTGGTCGGACCCCGACGAGGCGGCGGAAGCCCGCGACGAGGCCCTGGGCAGCCGCCCCCGCCGCCGCTTCACCCTGACGGTCAACTACCGCAACCCCGCCGAGATCGCCGAACTGGCGGCGAAGGTGCTGGCGCTGGCCATGCCGGGCTCCGAGTCCCCCTCGGCGGTCCGCTCGACGGGCGTCGAGCCCCGCTTCGTCACGGCCGTACGGGAGTCCCTGGCCCGCACGGTCCGCGCGGAGGCCGCGCGCCTGCTGGACCTGGTCGACGGCACGGTCGGCGTCGTGGTCGCCATGAACCGCCGCGACGAGGCCAAGCGGTGGCTGGCAGGACTCGGTGATCGTGTCGTGGCTCTCGGCAGCCTGGAGGCGAAGGGGCTGGAGTACGACGCGACGGTGGTCGTCTCCCCGGCGGAGATCGCGGACGAGTCCCCGGCGGGGCTGAGGGTGCTGTACGTGGCCCTCACCCGGGCGACCCAGCAGCTGACCTTGGTGTCGGGGGAGCGGGACGAGCCGGACGAGAGGGGCGTACCCGACCTGCTGCGCGACTGATGTCGTCTGCGGGTGGGTGGGGGCTGGTCGCGCAGTTCCCCGCGCCCCTAGAAACCTGGCGGCGCCCCCCGACCTTTAAGGGGCGCGGGGAACTGCGCGATCAACCACACACCACCCGCACCCGCCGAACCACCCCGACCTCCCGAGCTCCGAGGCGCCCCAAAAACAACTCCCGTGCGGGAATGGCCTTACGGGATCTGTTTGTTAGCCTGGGTGTGGCACCGGCTCGATCCAAGCCCCCGGGCCCAACCTTCGTCGCTTAGAGCGACCACTTGCCGCGAGGCGAGCATGGCGGGTCGGTGCCACTGAACGGAGAAGAGGTCCACGTCCACTGTGACGTGGACCTCTTCGCGTTGTGAACAAAACGTTCTCAATCCCACGTGGCTAACGCCTACTCGGCGGTAGGTGCGACGATCGGACCGCAAAACGCAGCGGCTCGAACGCGGCAGAACGCAGTAGCAGCGAAAGCAGAGGAAGTCGGCCATGGCAACGGCGCCCAGCGTCTCCTACTCGATGACGGTCCGGCTGGAGGTGCCCGCGAGCGGAACCGCGGTCTCCCAGCTCACCGGAGCCGTCGAGTCCCACGGAGGCTCGGTGACCGGCCTCGACGTGACCGCCTCCGGCCACGAGAAGCTCCGCATCGACGTCACCATCGCCGCCACCTCCACCGCGCACGCCGACGAGATCGTCGAGCAGCTGCGCGGCATCGAGGGCGTCACGCTCGGCAAGGTCTCCGACCGTACGTTCCTGATGCACCTCGGCGGCAAGATCGAGATGGCGTCGAAGCACCCCATCCGCAACCGTGACGACCTCTCGATGATCTACACGCCGGGTGTGGCCCGTGTCTGCATGGCGATCGCCGAGAACCCCGAGGACGCCCGGCGTCTGACCATCAAGCGCAACTCCGTTGCGGTCGTGACGGACGGCTCGGCCGTGCTGGGCCTCGGCAACATCGGCCCGATGGCCGCCCTGCCGGTCATGGAGGGCAAGGCCGCCCTCTTCAAGCGGTTCGCCGGCATCGACGCCTGGCCGATCTGCCTGGACACCCAGGACACCGACGCGATCGTCGAGATCGTCAAGGCGATCGCCCCCGGCTTCGCGGGCATCAACCTGGAGGACATCTCCGCGCCCCGCTGCTTCGAGATCGAGGCCCGGCTGCGCGAGGCCCTCGACATCCCGGTCTTCCACGACGACCAGCACGGCACGGCGATCGTCGTCCTCGCCGCGCTCACGAACGCTCTTCGCGTCGCGGGCAAGGCGGTTGGGGACATCCGCGTCGTCATGTCGGGCGCGGGCGCGGCCGGCACGGCCATCCTGAAGCTGCTCATCGCCGCCGGTGTGAAGAACGCCGTGGTGGCCGACATCCACGGTGTCGTGCACTGCGACCGCACCGACCTGGTCGACGCCGCCGCCGACTCGCCGCTGCGCTGGATCGCCGACAACACCAACCCCGAGGGCCTCACGGGCACGCTCAAGGAGGCCGTGCGCGGCGCCGACGTGTTCATCGGCGTCTCGGCGCCGAACGTCCTCGACGGCGACGACGTGGCCGCCATGGCCGACGACGCGATCGTGTTCGCGCTCGCGAACCCAGACCCCGAGGTCGAGCCCGCGATCGCCCGTCAGACCGCGGCCGTCGTGGCCACCGGCCGCTCCGACTTCCCGAACCAGATCAACAACGTGCTGGTCTTCCCGGGTGTCTTCCGCGGTCTCCTCGACGCCCAGTCCCGGACCGTCAACACGGACATGATGCTCGCTGCCGCGAAGGCCCTCGCGGACGTCGTCACCGAGGACGAGCTGAACGCGAACTACATCATCCCGAGCGTCTTCAACGAGAAGGTCGCGGGCGCGGTCGCCGGGGCGGTGCGGGACGCCGCGAAGGCGGCGGCGTCGGTCTGAGGGCCGCTCGCCGCTCATCTGTGACGGTCGCCACGGCGCCCGCGTACCGGCGCGTCGCGGGGGCGGGGGCCTTGCGCGGCCCTTTAGGGTGGCGGCCAGGTCCAGGCCTGCCAGGCCCCGCTTTCCGTGTGACTCCCAGGGGTGTTCGTGTGACTCCCAGGGGTGCCGGATTGGCTTTCCCGCCGCAGGTGAGTGCAGGATGCGTTTCTGGGCGCGAGGGTCTGACGACGGACCCGGGTCCGCCTCAACGGCAAGAAGAACACGGGAGTAACAAAATGAACCGCAGTGAGCTGGTGGCCGCGCTGGCCGACCGCGCCGAGGTGACCCGCAAGGACGCCGACGCTGTGCTGGCCGCGTTCGCCGAGGTCGTCGGCGACGTCGTCGCCAAGGGTGACGAGAAGGTCACCATCCCCGGCTTCCTGACCTTCGAGCGCACCCACCGTGCCGCTCGCACCGCGCGCAACCCGCAGACCGGCGACCCGATCCAGATCCCGGCCGGCTACAGCGTCAAGGTCTCCGCGGGCAGCAAGCTCAAGGAAGCGGCCAAGGGCAAGTAGCCTTGCCGGCTGTCCCTCTGGGGATGGTGTAGCGCGCGTAGAACGCCTGATGGGGGCGGCACCTGGATTTCCGGGTGCCGCCCCCATCGTTGTTCGGCGCGGGTTCGTCGTGGCTGGTCGCGCAGTTCCCCGCGCCCCTGAAAGCAGGGGGCTGCGCCCCATGCTTTCAGGGGCGCAGCCCGTGGCCCCAGCCGGGAGCCGCGCTGCCCAGCCGCGGCGGTTGTGTGCTTGCTCTCAGCCTCAGCCGAGCGCTTTGCCGGGAAGCTCGACCTTCGCGCCCAGTTCCATGAGCTTTTCCATGAAGTTCTCGTAGCCGCGGTTGATCAGTTCGATGCCGTGGACACGGGAGGTGCCCTGGGCGGCGAGGGCCGCGATGAGGTAGGAGAAGCCGCCGCGGAGGTCGGGGATGACCAGGTCGGCGCCCTGGAGGCGGGTGGGGCCGGAGACGACCGCGGAGTGCAGGAAGTTGCGCTGGCCGAAGCGGCAGTGCGAGCCGCCCAGGCACTCGCGGTAGAGCTGGATGTGCGCGCCCATCTGGTTCAGCGCGGAGGTGAAGCCCAGCCGGGACTCGTAGACCGTCTCGTGGACGATCGAGAGGCCGGTGGCCTGCGTCAGGGCGACGACCAGGGGCTGCTGCCAGTCGGTCTGGAAGCCGGGGTGGACGTCCGTCTCCAGGGCGATCGACTTCAGCTGCCCGCCGGGGTGCCAGAAGCGGATGCCCTCGTCGTCGATCTCGAAGGCGCCACCCACCTTCCGGTAGGTGTTCAGGAACGTCATCATCGAGCGCTGCTGGGCGCCCCGGACGTAGATGTCGCCTTCGGTCGCCAGCGCGGCGGAAGCCCAGGAGGCGGCCTCCAGGCGGTCCGGGAGGGCCTTGTGGTTGTAGCCGCCGAGCGAGTCCACACCGGTGATGCGGATCGTGCGGTCGGTGTCCATCGCGATGATGGCGCCCATCTTCTGCAGGACGCAGATGAGGTCCTCGATCTCCGGCTCGATCGCCGCGTTCGCGAGTTCCGTCACCCCCTCCGCGAGGACGGCGGTCAGCAGCACCTGCTCCGTCGCGCCCACCGACGGGTACGGCAGCTGGATCTTCGTACCCCGCAGCCGCCGCGGCGCCTCCAGATACTGCCCGTCCTCCCGCTTCTCGATCTTCGCGCCGAACTGCCGCAGCACCTCGAAGTGGAAGTCGATCGGCCGGCCGCCGATGTCGCAGCCGCCGAGACCGGGGATGAAGGCATGGCCGAGCCGGTGCAGCAGCGGGCCGCAGAACAGGATCGGGATGCGCGACGAACCGGCGTGGGCGTCGATGTCGGCGACGTTCGCGCTCTCCACGTTCGTCGGGTCCATCACCAGCTCGCCCGGCTCGTCACCCGGGCGGACCGTTACGCCGTGCAACTGCAGCAGTCCGCGCACGACCCGCACATCGCGGATGTCGGGCACGTTGCGCAGCCGGCTCGGACCGCTGCCGAGCAGCGCGGCGACCATGGCCTTGGGTACGAGGTTCTTCGCACCGCGGACACGGATCTCGCCACTGAGCGGGGTGCCGCCGTGTACAAGCAGTACGTCGTCAGAGCCGTTGACGGTCATGAATCTCGCGTTCCGTGGAGTTGGGCAGAGGCTTTCCGGCGTGTGCGGCCGGCCGGTGGACCCGTTGTGCGGGAGCCGGCGCGGCGTGAGCCGGAGAGCTAGCGTAATCGCCGCCCACCCCCCTTCCGTAAGCCCAAGTGCTTCTCAGCCACGTCATGGGTTTGCCACAACACGAACCGTTCCCCACCGGCCACACGGGGTCACCATCACGCGCGTGCGCCCCAGTCGCTTCCCTGCGCCGTGAGCTGCATTCACATCGCTGGGGGGATTGGCTCCCCGCGCGCGGGCCGGATGCGGGATCATGTCTGGCATGACCGAGGTGTCCTCGCTCACAGGGCGGCTGCTCGTGGCCACGCCCGCCCTGGCGGACCCGAACTTCGACCGCGCGGTGGTGCTTCTC
Encoded proteins:
- a CDS encoding uroporphyrinogen-III synthase, with the translated sequence MDRTAQPEHGPLAGFTVGVTAARRADELGALLQRRGAAVLHAPALRIVPLSDDSELLAATKDLLDVAPDIVVATTAIGFRGWIEAADGWGLGEALLDRLRGVEVLARGPKVKGAVRAAGLTEEWSPSSESMAEVLDRLLEQGVEGLRIAIQLHGEPLPGFVESLRAAGAEVVGVPVYRWMPPEDITPVDRLLDSTVSRGLDALTFTSAPAAASLLSRAEDRGLLPELLNALNHDVLPACVGPVTALPLQAHGVDTVQPERFRLGPLVQLLCQELPGRARAFPIAGHRVEIRGHAVLVDGALRPVPPAGMSLLRALCRRPGWVVARSELLRALPGAGRDEHAVETAMARLRTALGAPKLIQTVVKRGYRLALDPAADTKYGDT
- a CDS encoding helix-turn-helix domain-containing protein, whose translation is MKSDAEHIDEFAAWIEGVMRARGYDIDSPRGGGKTKLAEDAGVHRAAITRLLQRQSMPDLETMRGLSRALGIPVRDVLIRSGKLTEQDLPQAPVPPETATAPGDHALSAEQAATALGIPEHLRAAFVQITEQFRLGATGPAIPEAGADGQAGT
- a CDS encoding anti-sigma factor family protein, translating into MPGSVQGAQGSGDNIHETVGAYALGILDDAEATQFEMHLATCEWCGQQLDELAGMEPMLAALADLPASQGTPAIGESLSAKPTTGLADRLVGEVVQHRAKKSRRNFFMLAAGVALIVGGPTAVMATTGGGNDAPENRPNVASPAQDAFDHMNASDKVSSTDASTQVTATVGMESKAWGTHAVLELKNVKGPEKCSLIAVGKNGERETVTSWSVPKWGYGIKNAETDQAKKPLYVHGGAAFTPDQIDHFEILTFSGKKLVSVKA
- a CDS encoding CGNR zinc finger domain-containing protein, with protein sequence MAQPPRFDCGHLCLDFLATTHPEEQLDSALHLRTWITAAALVPEDTPLDHITPHWLVGFRELRGHIGQLVRTEPDRKPDSRRFDVSFDISLARINDLARAATPALQAVRTDDGTLTRALDRAPDCAALLAVIARDTVELLTDPAACASLRQCAGDNCPIVYVDTSRGRRRRWCSSEICGNRERVARHRRRAGLARA
- a CDS encoding sigma-70 family RNA polymerase sigma factor, coding for MRKDSAVADERPHRARHRASQPSEPDEELMRALYREHAGPLLAYVLRLVAGDRQRAEDVVQETLIRAWKNAGQLNRATGSVRPWLVTVARRIVIDGHRSRQARPQEVDPSPLEVIPAEDEIDKALWLMTLSDALDDLTPAHREVLVETYFKGRTVNEAAETLGIPSGTVRSRVFYALRSMKLALEERGVTA
- a CDS encoding nitrate/nitrite transporter, with amino-acid sequence MTAPSTAPAASRGGRWIEHWDPENEAFWNETGEKVARRNLLFSVLSEHIGFSIWTVWSVMVLFMGPEYGLTPADKFFLVSMATLVGAIVRIPYTFAVAIFGGRNWTIVSASLLLIPTVAAFVVMEPGTSFNTFLICAMLAGIGGGNFASSMTNINAFFPLRKKGWALGLNAGGGNIGVPVVQLIGLAVIGASGGPRVLLGIYIPFIVIAAVLAAIYMDNISSVKNDTGAAKDAVKEAHTWIMSFLYIGTFGSFIGYSFAFGLVLQTQFGRTPLESAYVTFIGPLLGSLIRPVGGALADKYGGAKITLWNYVAMAGATGIIVIASMQKSLPLFTTAFIVLFVLTGIGNGSTFKMIPGIFQAKAVAKGLNGEEAAAYGRRLSGASMGIIGAVGALGGLGINLAFRQSFLSVGSGTGAFLSFLAFYGLCFAVTWAVYLRKSASNTATTTAAADSKPQLSYAEV